A region from the Triticum aestivum cultivar Chinese Spring chromosome 3D, IWGSC CS RefSeq v2.1, whole genome shotgun sequence genome encodes:
- the LOC123077099 gene encoding RNA exonuclease 4, producing the protein MDNSSDAHSRHRCAACYRQFNRMEHLVEHMRSSHHSYHEPRCGVCGKHRRSLDALRDHLGFGASLPSKPACAAAFQAHGCPLCLVVFPTASALRAHCAACKLSRASIPSSMQSLTTTMSRMGVRGGGRAVALGCKMVGGGSDGTLDVCARVCVVDEHEAILYESFVKPIIPVTHYRYETTGIRPEHLRGAPTVKQAMRRVQDILLNGEQSYYSSRGAARLLVGHGLEHDLDALGMDYPAHLKRDTATYPPLMKTSARLMSNSLRYLTRSCLGYDIQTGGHHHPYDDCVAAMRLYKRMRAMSHLHLNGRRKDDDDESTAKAFPAWRQRELERMSPEELLAMSKPDYQCWCLDDDRRC; encoded by the exons ATGGACAACTCTTCAGATGCTCACAG CCGTCACAGGTGCGCCGCGTGCTACCGGCAGTTCAACCGGATGGAGCACCTGGTGGAGCACATGCGGTCGTCGCACCACTCCTACCACGAGCCCCGCTGCGGCGTCTGCGGCAAGCACCGCCGCTCCCTCGATGCGCTCCGCGACCACCTCGGCTTCGGCGCCTCCCTGCCCTCCAagcccgcctgcgccgccgccttccAAGCCCACGGCTGCCCGCTTTGCCTCGTCGTCTTCCCCACCGCCAGCGCCCTCCGCGCCCACTGCGCCGCATGCAAGCTCTCCCGCGCTTCGATTCCCTCTTCCATGCAGAGCCTCACTACGACTATGTCGAGGATGGGCGTTCGAGGCGGCGGGCGCGCGGTGGCGTTGGGGTGCAAGATGGTGGGCGGCGGCAGCGACGGCACGCTCGACGTATGCGCCCGCGTCTGCGTCGTCGACGAGCACGAGGCCATCCTCTACGAGAGCTTCGTGAAGCCCATCATCCCGGTCACGCACTACCGGTACGAGACCACCGGGATCCGCCCCGAGCACCTCCGCGGCGCGCCCACGGTGAAGCAGGCGATGAGGCGGGTGCAGGACATCCTCCTCAACGGCGAGCAATCTTATTACTCCTCCCGTGGCGCCGCCCGGCTCCTCGTCGGCCATGGGCTGGAGCACGACCTCGACGCGCTGGGCATGGACTACCCGGCGCACCTGAAGCGGGACACGGCGACGTACCCGCCGCTGATGAAGACCAGCGCCAGGCTCATGAGCAACTCGCTCCGGTATCTCACGCGGAGCTGCCTGGGGTATGACATACAGACCGGCGGACACCATCACCCCTACGACGACTGCGTGGCCGCCATGCGCCTGTACAAGAGGATGCGCGCCATGAGCCACCTGCACCTGAACGGCCGGCGTAAGGACGACGACGATGAGTCCACGGCCAAGGCCTTCCCGGCGTGGAGGCAGCGAGAGCTGGAGCGCATGTCGCCGGAGGAGCTCCTCGCGATGTCCAAACCCGACTACCAATGTTGGTGCCTCGACGACGACCGGCGATGCTGA